The following coding sequences lie in one Enterococcus sp. 9E7_DIV0242 genomic window:
- the trmL gene encoding tRNA (uridine(34)/cytosine(34)/5-carboxymethylaminomethyluridine(34)-2'-O)-methyltransferase TrmL — protein MTNHIVLFEPQIPANTGNIARTCAATNSPLHLIEPLGFSTDDKHLKRAGLDYWHDVTITYHKDLAAFLTFIGDEPLHLITKFANKVYSDENLADGRNHYFMFGKETTGLPEDFMRENEEKCLRIPMNDEHVRSLNLSNTAALVVYEALRQQAFPNLELKHHYENDKLD, from the coding sequence ATGACAAATCATATCGTTCTTTTTGAACCGCAAATACCAGCCAATACTGGGAACATCGCTCGGACATGTGCTGCAACGAATTCACCCTTACATCTCATTGAGCCGTTAGGTTTTTCGACAGATGATAAGCACCTAAAAAGAGCTGGCCTGGATTACTGGCATGATGTGACTATCACGTATCATAAGGATTTGGCCGCTTTTCTGACTTTTATAGGGGATGAGCCCTTACATTTGATTACAAAGTTTGCGAATAAGGTATATAGTGATGAGAACCTTGCAGATGGTAGAAATCATTATTTCATGTTTGGTAAAGAAACGACAGGATTGCCAGAGGATTTCATGCGTGAAAATGAAGAAAAATGCTTAAGAATACCAATGAACGATGAACACGTGCGTTCGTTGAACCTGTCAAACACGGCTGCTTTAGTTGTTTATGAAGCCTTGCGGCAGCAAGCATTTCCAAATTTAGAATTGAAGCATCATTATGAGAATGATAAGTTGGATTAG